Below is a window of Terriglobia bacterium DNA.
AAGCAGGGAAGGAAAAAGCCGGAACCAGAACCGCAGCAAAAAGCAAAGCCGCACGTGCCTTACGCCCAGGGAAAGCCAATCGACTCATCCTGCTCTTTTGCCTCCGGAGATCGGTCAAGTTACCTACAGCCTGAATTCAGCATCTCCGGCATCCCGATAGCCGGATACCTCAGCATAATTCAGCATAGCACAATCGTTGAACGATGTTCGCCCTCCTTTTGGGGCGGATATGATTCATACGCTTGGGCCGCAACGTCGTTGCCAAAAATGTCACCATAAGGGGATTTTCGGCTAAAACCGGCTTAAACTGCAGGGATTTCTGCCAGAAGGGAGTCGTTCAGCGAAGTGGCTCCGATCCGCGCTCCCACGCCGATCAGCACCGTGCCCTGCAGCTTACTCATGGGCTCGAGGCTCACCGGGTCCGCGACAAAGGCATATTCCAGCCTGGCCATCGGCTCGCTTCCTATCACCCGCATGATCTCATTGATCAGCTTTTTCGCCTGTCTCTCCCCGCGCGCAATCGCCTCCTCCGCCGCTCTGAGACTTCGATAAATCACGGGTGCGGCGGCCTTCTCCGCCTCGGTCAGGAAATAGTTCCTTGTCCCGTAAGCCAGGCCGGACGGGTGGCGTGCCACCGGGGTGATGACCACCTCGGTGCCGAGGTTAAGATCCTTGACCATCTTGCGCAAAATTGCGCCCTGGAGGGCATCTTTGAGCCCCAAGAAAAGAAACGACGGCCGGACGATGTGGATCATCTT
It encodes the following:
- the panC gene encoding pantoate--beta-alanine ligase, giving the protein MEIINRVSRMSAISAKLISSDVQIGLVTTMGVIHPGHLSLIEAAREMTDLVVVSIFVSRLQFLSNEEYLEYPRDITKDVDLLSQQNVDYVFSPAEEEMFPRDFSTYVQVEKFGEKLPGIQQPAYFRGMTTTILKMIHIVRPSFLFLGLKDALQGAILRKMVKDLNLGTEVVITPVARHPSGLAYGTRNYFLTEAEKAAAPVIYRSLRAAEEAIARGERQAKKLINEIMRVIGSEPMARLEYAFVADPVSLEPMSKLQGTVLIGVGARIGATSLNDSLLAEIPAV